A single Dechloromonas denitrificans DNA region contains:
- a CDS encoding nickel-dependent hydrogenase large subunit: MSAYETQGFKLDNSGKRVVVDPVCRIEGHLRVEVNLDSNNVIRNAVSTGTMWRGLEVILKGRDPRDAWAFTERICGVCTGTHALTSVRAVEDALNIKIPENANSIRNIMQLNLQVHDHLVHFYHLHALDWVDVVSALKADPKATSALAQSISSWPLSSPGYFRDIQNRLKKFVESGQLGPFMNGYWGSPAYKLPPEANLMAVAHYLEALDFQKEIVKVHTIFGGKNPHPNWLVGGVPCAINLEGTGAVGAINMERLNLVKSIIDRSIEFTEQVYIPDLIAIAKFYKGWLYGGGLSSKNVMSYGDIPDKANDYSAGNLMLPRGAIINGDLTKVHEIDLRDPEQIQEFVAHSWYKYPDETKGLHPFDGVTEPSFVLGPNTKGTKTNIKELDEGGKYSWIKAPRWRGHAMEVGPLARYIIGYAQNNPEFKEPVDALLKELDVPVTALFSTLGRTAARGLECQWAGRKMSYFFDKLMANLKAGDLNTANIEKWEPSTWPKEAMGAGFTEAPRGALGHWIKIKDTKIDNYQCVVPTTWNGGPRDDKGQIGAFEAALMDTPVAKADEPLEILRTLHSFDPCLACSTHVMSPDGQEMTSVKVR; the protein is encoded by the coding sequence ATGAGCGCCTACGAAACCCAGGGCTTCAAGCTCGACAATTCCGGCAAGCGCGTCGTCGTCGACCCGGTCTGCCGCATCGAGGGCCACCTGCGGGTCGAGGTCAATCTCGACAGCAACAACGTGATCCGCAACGCGGTGTCCACCGGCACCATGTGGCGCGGCCTGGAAGTCATCCTGAAGGGCCGCGACCCGCGCGACGCCTGGGCTTTCACCGAGCGCATCTGCGGCGTCTGTACCGGCACCCATGCCTTGACCTCGGTGCGCGCCGTCGAGGATGCGCTGAACATCAAGATTCCGGAAAACGCCAACAGCATCCGCAACATCATGCAGCTCAACCTGCAGGTGCATGACCATCTGGTGCACTTCTACCATCTGCATGCGCTCGACTGGGTCGATGTCGTGTCGGCGCTGAAAGCCGATCCGAAGGCGACCTCGGCGCTGGCCCAGAGCATTTCCAGCTGGCCGCTCTCCTCGCCGGGTTATTTCCGCGACATCCAGAACCGCCTGAAGAAGTTCGTCGAATCCGGCCAGCTCGGCCCGTTCATGAACGGCTACTGGGGCAGCCCGGCTTACAAGCTGCCGCCGGAAGCGAACCTGATGGCGGTCGCCCATTACCTCGAAGCGCTCGATTTCCAGAAGGAAATCGTCAAGGTGCACACCATCTTCGGTGGCAAGAACCCGCACCCGAACTGGCTGGTCGGCGGCGTGCCGTGCGCCATCAACCTCGAAGGCACGGGGGCGGTGGGCGCCATCAACATGGAGCGGCTGAACCTGGTCAAGAGCATCATCGACCGCTCCATCGAATTCACCGAGCAGGTCTACATTCCCGACCTGATCGCCATCGCCAAGTTCTACAAGGGCTGGCTCTACGGTGGCGGCCTGTCGTCGAAGAACGTGATGTCCTACGGCGACATTCCGGACAAGGCCAACGACTACTCGGCCGGCAACCTGATGCTGCCGCGCGGCGCCATCATCAACGGTGACCTGACCAAGGTGCATGAGATCGACCTGCGCGACCCGGAGCAGATCCAGGAATTCGTCGCCCACTCCTGGTACAAGTACCCGGACGAAACCAAGGGTCTGCACCCGTTCGACGGCGTCACCGAACCGAGTTTCGTGCTCGGCCCGAACACCAAGGGCACCAAGACCAACATCAAGGAACTCGACGAAGGCGGCAAGTATTCGTGGATCAAGGCCCCGCGCTGGCGCGGCCATGCCATGGAAGTCGGCCCGCTGGCCCGCTACATCATCGGCTACGCCCAGAACAATCCGGAGTTCAAGGAGCCGGTCGATGCCCTGCTCAAGGAACTCGACGTCCCGGTCACCGCGCTGTTCTCGACGCTCGGTCGGACCGCGGCGCGCGGCCTGGAATGCCAGTGGGCCGGCCGCAAGATGTCCTACTTCTTCGACAAGCTGATGGCCAACCTGAAGGCCGGCGATTTGAACACCGCGAACATCGAAAAGTGGGAGCCTTCGACCTGGCCGAAGGAAGCGATGGGTGCCGGTTTCACCGAAGCGCCGCGCGGCGCGCTCGGCCACTGGATCAAGATCAAGGACACCAAGATCGACAATTACCAGTGCGTCGTGCCGACCACCTGGAACGGCGGGCCGCGCGACGACAAGGGCCAGATCGGCGCTTTCGAGGCGGCGCTGATGGACACCCCGGTGGCCAAGGCCGACGAACCGCTGGAAATCCTGCGCACGCTGCATTCCTTCGATCCCTGCCTGGCCTGCTCGACGCACGTGATGAGCCCGGACGGCCAGGAAATGACGTCGGTCAAAGTCCGTTAA